One region of Sulfuriroseicoccus oceanibius genomic DNA includes:
- the bamE gene encoding outer membrane protein assembly factor BamE domain-containing protein, protein MKRFVIILALLVGLGCFTAFFLTGEAASEDNFNKVAEGMTQAEVRELLGEPDDTWGGSPDRTTYYYGGFRRLRWCTMEVFFDENGRVVSKFHDH, encoded by the coding sequence ATGAAGCGATTCGTAATAATCCTCGCACTGCTGGTAGGACTCGGTTGCTTTACTGCTTTCTTCCTTACCGGCGAGGCCGCCAGCGAAGACAATTTCAACAAGGTCGCCGAAGGGATGACTCAAGCCGAGGTCCGCGAATTGCTTGGAGAGCCAGATGACACTTGGGGTGGTTCACCCGATCGGACGACATATTACTACGGTGGATTTCGTCGTTTAAGGTGGTGCACGATGGAGGTGTTTTTCGACGAGAACGGGAGGGTGGTGAGCAAGTTTCACGACCACTAA